AGGACAGCCTCAATACGTAGCCATTCTGCCAGTAACAACAAAGACTGGCCATCTGCTGTGGTTTGTATCAACAATGTTATACCCCATGTTCAAATTCAAATATAGATTAACTAGTGTAGACTCGTAACATCCTaacagttctgttttttttgtttgttactgTTAACATCAGCATAAAATTCATACTGTATTAGTTAATTGAGAAAAGACACTGCAAACAATAGAGATTGGATCAACAGAAATCATTGTAGGTGGATTACAGTTCTGTGAAGGAAGTTCAGTGGAAGATAATGTTTACCTTCTCATGTGAAACAATAactactctagtgtactgtacacCCACATTTCCCCATCACATAATGTATAAGCTATACCTATATCACATACactgagaataaaataaaaaaacattcagaacagctgctctttccattacctagactgaccaggctaatccaggtgaaagctacgatcccttattggtgtcacttgttaaatccacttgaaatcagtgtagatgaaggggaggagatgggttaatGAAGGATTTTTAAAGTCTTTTACATACTTTtaaagacaattgagacatggattgtgtatgtgtgcgtgccattcagagggtgaaaggcCAAGacaaagtgcctttgaacggggtatggtagtaggtgccaggcacaccggtttgtaatcaagaactgcaaagctgctatgtttttcacgctcaacagtttccctgtgtttctcaagaatggtccaccacctaaagggcacccagccaacttgacacaactgtgggaagcattggagtcaacatgggccagcatccctgtggaacgctttcgacaccttatagagtccatgCACTGATGAattgagggcaaagggggggggggggggcaactcaatattaggaaggtgctccttatgttttgtccactcagtgtagtGTATAAGCTATACTCTATATTACAAAGAAATCCGGTTTGGATAGAAGCATGCACACTGAGGAGGCACATGCCAGTAATAGTACATCTGTATACTCAACCAGGGAAATGGTACAAACAACCCCTCTATTTGACAGCACTTAGGACATGCAGCCTTTTTATTTCTCCAACAAGCCATGAGAGAAGTAGGACTTTACTCGTTGGTCTCCTTTTCCTTGCACGAGGGTTCGCAGAGGCTGCCTTTGTTCATCATAGTGTAGGGGAATGCTGCGACGCTACACGCACCGTAGCCTAGTTTGTTGAGGCGAGACAGGGTCTTGATACTGCCAGGGGGCCTACCAGGGCTGACCTTATATCCCGCAGCCTTGGTCGTTCCCAGGGGCCTCCCTGGGCTGGTCTTGAACCCGGCAGCCTTGGTGGTTCCTAGAGGCCTCCCTGTGCTGGTCCTGTAACCTGCCGATTTAGTGGTCCCCGAAGGTCTTCCTCTTCTTCCAGACCTCCCCGGGTTTTTCTTTTTCTTGGCGTCCTCTGGCTTTTCATTGTTCGTAATTCCAACAGCTTGGGGGTGAGGTTCACTGAGGCCATTCTGCCTCTGACAGGGTTTCAGGTTGTTCTGGGGTGGCAGGGGCAGAGGGGGCAAGGTCATTTGCAAGGGAGGGGGCGGGGAGCTTGGTAGAACTTGTTGGACTGGGCAGTGCATAGGTCAAAGTGACTGGTGGGGTGTCGGCCATCCTCTGCCAGGCATGACGGCCTGCCACTCATGCAATAGTCATTGTTGTTGGTCACCTGACGAATCATCTTCTGCTGGAGAAAACAATGGGATACAAGAGATGTATTGTTGAGAAAATGCTCAACTACTTCAAACGTAATGAATAACCTTTTTTTTAAAAACAGGTTTAATGCTAGTAGTGCAAGTTAAAAGTAGACACAGGAATCCTATTCCAATCTTATCCACAAACTAGTTGACTAGTCAGTAGTGGCATAGTGTGTTTCGGCTGTTCTGTTACAAATCAAAGCTGGTGTAGAATACTTCAAATGAGAGACAACTTCGGTACTGCACCCATAATGAATTATTAAACTATAAAAGTATAGAATATCTTGACTCTTGTAATGGTCTATTGTCAACATCCAATGCTAGCTTCGTTGAACGTGCAGGGATGGTGCAGCTCGTCATGATAAAGACTCAATGTTACAATGAGAGTTAAAATGACTAGCCTTCCCACATCAC
Above is a genomic segment from Oncorhynchus masou masou isolate Uvic2021 chromosome 12, UVic_Omas_1.1, whole genome shotgun sequence containing:
- the LOC135551062 gene encoding LOW QUALITY PROTEIN: UPF0461 protein C5orf24 homolog (The sequence of the model RefSeq protein was modified relative to this genomic sequence to represent the inferred CDS: inserted 1 base in 1 codon), with amino-acid sequence MIRQVTNNNDYCMSGRPSCLAEDGRHPTSHFDLCTAQSNKFXPSSPPPPLQMTLPPLPLPPQNNLKPCQRQNGLSEPHPQAVGITNNEKPEDAKKKKNPGRSGRRGRPSGTTKSAGYRTSTGRPLGTTKAAGFKTSPGRPLGTTKAAGYKVSPGRPPGSIKTLSRLNKLGYGACSVAAFPYTMMNKGSLCEPSCKEKETNE